The following coding sequences lie in one Microbacterium sp. XT11 genomic window:
- a CDS encoding alpha-1,4-glucan--maltose-1-phosphate maltosyltransferase, with protein MAARASTRPPAFRSPSEIPLRPLGDGADDRGLRTTRIPLLDGTPRVPGDYTPKAFVGEVVPFSVVAFREGHDLIGVQLRLTAPDGSESLHRMDARADGTDRWHTRVALDAQGAWTFRFEAFSDDFATWAHAAELKVAAGVDVEVMAALGAALLARAAGERDRPAAQRKMLSRRAETLRSGDAAAALSASTDAELAAVFRERPVTTLRSSSSSRPLLVERTTAGVGAWYELFPRSEGARRLKDGSVKSGTFRTAAKRLPGVAAMGFDVVYLVPIHPIGTTNRKGRNNTLTAEPGDPGSPYAIGAPEGGHDAVHPDLGTAADFRAFVRAARKEGLEVALDLALQASPDHPWVAEHPEWFTTLPDGTIAYAENPPKKYQDIYPLNFDNDPEGIYREMLRIVRYWVSQGVKIFRVDNPHTKPLQFWEWLIAEVNAEDPDVIFLAEAFTRPAVMRALAAVGFQQSYSYFTWRNTKAELEEFLGSISHETCDYMRPNLFVNTHDILTEYLQFGGRAAYRIRACIAATAAPVYGVYAGYELFENVARPGSEENIDNEKYEYKFRDWDAAEDAGDSLAPLLRRLNQIRREHPALSQLRNLSLHWSDDDAILVYSKHLDAAFTGTGSNDTIIVVANVDPHSVRETTVHLDTSVWGVPPGEPFEVEDLLTGSVWTWTDHNYVRLDAFAEPVHILKVRERS; from the coding sequence GTGGCTGCACGTGCGAGTACCCGACCCCCGGCTTTCCGGAGCCCTTCCGAGATCCCGCTGCGTCCGCTCGGCGATGGCGCAGACGACAGGGGCCTGCGTACGACCCGCATCCCCCTGCTCGACGGGACCCCGCGCGTGCCTGGGGACTATACGCCGAAGGCGTTCGTCGGCGAAGTCGTGCCGTTCAGCGTCGTCGCATTCCGCGAGGGCCACGACCTCATCGGCGTACAGCTCCGGCTCACCGCCCCTGACGGCAGCGAGAGCCTCCACCGGATGGACGCACGCGCCGACGGCACCGATCGCTGGCACACCCGGGTCGCGCTCGACGCGCAGGGCGCCTGGACGTTCCGCTTCGAGGCGTTCTCCGATGACTTCGCCACCTGGGCGCACGCCGCCGAGCTCAAGGTCGCGGCGGGCGTGGATGTGGAGGTCATGGCAGCCCTCGGAGCGGCTCTCCTCGCTCGGGCTGCCGGTGAGCGAGACCGGCCCGCCGCACAGCGCAAGATGCTGTCGCGCCGCGCAGAAACCCTGCGGAGCGGCGATGCCGCAGCGGCACTCTCCGCTTCGACGGATGCCGAGCTCGCGGCCGTCTTCCGGGAGCGCCCCGTCACCACGCTCCGCTCATCCTCGTCATCCCGCCCGCTACTGGTCGAAAGAACCACGGCCGGCGTCGGTGCCTGGTACGAACTCTTCCCGCGGTCAGAGGGGGCCAGGCGGCTGAAGGACGGCTCGGTCAAGAGCGGCACGTTCCGGACCGCAGCCAAACGCCTGCCCGGAGTCGCCGCCATGGGCTTCGACGTCGTGTACCTCGTGCCCATCCACCCGATCGGCACGACCAACCGCAAAGGACGCAACAACACACTCACCGCGGAGCCGGGCGACCCCGGATCCCCGTACGCCATCGGCGCGCCCGAGGGCGGTCACGACGCGGTCCACCCCGACCTCGGCACCGCGGCGGATTTCCGTGCGTTCGTGCGCGCTGCGCGCAAGGAAGGACTCGAGGTCGCCCTCGACCTCGCACTGCAGGCCTCACCCGATCATCCCTGGGTGGCCGAGCATCCGGAATGGTTCACCACGCTGCCCGACGGGACGATCGCGTACGCCGAGAACCCCCCGAAGAAGTACCAGGACATCTACCCCCTGAATTTCGACAACGATCCGGAGGGCATCTACCGCGAGATGCTCCGCATCGTCCGGTACTGGGTCTCCCAGGGCGTGAAGATCTTCCGCGTCGACAACCCGCACACGAAGCCGCTGCAGTTCTGGGAGTGGCTGATCGCGGAGGTCAACGCGGAGGATCCGGACGTGATCTTCCTCGCGGAGGCCTTCACCCGACCAGCCGTGATGCGCGCGCTGGCGGCGGTCGGATTCCAACAGAGCTACAGCTACTTCACGTGGCGCAACACCAAAGCCGAACTCGAGGAGTTCCTCGGCTCCATCTCGCACGAGACGTGCGACTACATGCGACCTAACCTCTTCGTGAACACGCACGACATCCTCACCGAGTACCTGCAGTTCGGAGGAAGGGCGGCGTACCGCATCCGCGCCTGCATCGCGGCCACCGCAGCCCCGGTGTACGGCGTCTACGCCGGGTACGAGCTGTTCGAGAACGTCGCGCGGCCCGGTTCCGAGGAGAACATCGACAACGAGAAGTACGAGTACAAGTTCCGCGACTGGGATGCAGCCGAGGACGCGGGCGACTCGCTGGCCCCGCTGCTGCGACGCCTGAACCAGATCCGCCGAGAGCACCCCGCGCTGTCGCAGCTGCGCAATCTCTCGCTGCACTGGAGTGATGACGACGCGATCCTGGTGTACAGCAAGCACCTCGACGCGGCCTTCACGGGAACCGGATCGAACGACACGATCATCGTCGTCGCGAACGTGGATCCGCACTCCGTGCGCGAGACGACGGTGCATCTCGACACATCGGTGTGGGGTGTGCCGCCCGGTGAGCCCTTCGAGGTCGAAGACCTCCTCACCGGATCGGTCTGGACCTGGACCGATCACAACTACGTGCGCCTCGACGCGTTCGCCGAGCCGGTGCACATCCTCAAGGTTAGGGAGCGATCATGA
- the glgX gene encoding glycogen debranching protein GlgX, translating to MPVSRDFSVPGGSALDNLGVRLHDGVGTLRVWSQNASSVELVVFDSTDLDWVTDQTGLERLPGGVWEVTTPLLQPGVRYALRVGGPHGPGNTFNPETLLIDPYARGLAQGDGYEEWRSVVIVDGFDWGESRKPRVPLDRTVLYEGHLKGMTKRHPDVPPALHGTYAGLAHPAMIEYFHSLGITSIELLPVQAFVSEPRLLERGLSNYWGYNTLNFFTPHAAYATEEARKGGPEAVLAEFKGMVRLLHEAGLEVILDVVYNHTAEEGLGGPRWSLRGIDNAGYYRQEPNGAYIDTTGCGNTLNTATDAAARLVLDSLRYWAEDMQIDGFRFDLATAIARDAGHSYDREHPLLRAIANDPVLADTKLIAEPWDVGLGGWQTGNFPAGWHEWNDRYRDRVRNFWLSDIDYARRASAPVGIGGFATRLAGSSNTFSEDRGPLASINYVTAHDGFTLHDLVSYDVKHNEANGEHNRDGADMNRSFNHGVEGPTDDPAVLAARRKAMRNLLGTLLLSAGIPMLTAGDEVGRTQRGNNNAYAQDSALTWLSWDFEPWQDDLRSHVARLIRLRGENPALRPSRYARLGEHIPNASVMDWYDQNGETMESDQWNDPGNRTLQYVAASTPDREPANRILLIVHGTESPIDVRLPEDLDGATRFVSLWSSAEERPSDDEEVFAPGDVLPIPGTSMRLFRVE from the coding sequence ATGCCCGTGTCCAGAGACTTCAGCGTGCCCGGGGGCTCCGCCCTCGACAATCTCGGCGTGCGCCTGCACGACGGTGTCGGCACACTCCGCGTCTGGTCCCAGAACGCGTCGTCGGTCGAACTCGTGGTCTTCGACTCGACCGACCTCGACTGGGTCACCGACCAGACCGGGCTCGAGCGCCTTCCCGGCGGGGTGTGGGAGGTGACCACTCCCCTTCTGCAACCGGGGGTCCGCTATGCGCTGCGCGTCGGCGGGCCGCACGGCCCCGGCAACACCTTCAATCCCGAGACCCTGCTCATCGACCCGTATGCGCGCGGCCTGGCACAGGGCGACGGCTACGAGGAGTGGCGCTCCGTCGTGATCGTCGACGGCTTCGACTGGGGCGAGTCGCGCAAGCCGCGGGTGCCGCTCGACCGCACGGTGCTCTACGAGGGCCATCTCAAGGGGATGACCAAGCGGCATCCGGACGTCCCGCCGGCGCTTCACGGAACGTATGCGGGACTCGCGCATCCTGCAATGATCGAGTACTTCCACAGCCTCGGCATCACCTCGATCGAGCTGCTTCCCGTACAGGCGTTCGTGTCCGAGCCCCGGCTTCTCGAGCGCGGGCTGTCGAACTACTGGGGCTACAACACCCTCAACTTCTTCACGCCGCATGCGGCGTACGCGACCGAGGAGGCGCGCAAGGGCGGTCCCGAGGCCGTGCTCGCCGAGTTCAAGGGCATGGTGCGGCTGCTCCACGAGGCCGGTCTCGAGGTGATCCTCGACGTCGTGTACAACCACACCGCCGAAGAGGGGCTGGGCGGACCGCGATGGAGTCTGCGCGGCATCGACAACGCCGGGTACTACCGGCAGGAGCCCAACGGTGCGTACATCGACACGACGGGCTGTGGCAACACGCTGAACACCGCCACGGATGCCGCAGCGCGTCTCGTTCTCGACTCCCTGCGGTACTGGGCGGAGGACATGCAGATCGACGGTTTCCGGTTCGATCTCGCCACAGCCATCGCGCGCGACGCCGGCCACTCGTACGACCGCGAGCACCCGCTCCTGCGCGCGATCGCGAACGACCCCGTGCTCGCCGACACGAAGCTGATCGCGGAGCCGTGGGATGTGGGCCTCGGCGGTTGGCAGACCGGCAACTTCCCGGCGGGGTGGCATGAGTGGAACGACCGCTACCGCGACCGGGTGCGGAACTTCTGGCTCAGCGACATCGACTATGCCCGACGCGCATCCGCTCCCGTCGGCATCGGCGGCTTCGCGACGCGACTCGCCGGATCGTCGAACACCTTCTCGGAAGACCGCGGCCCCCTTGCGAGCATCAACTACGTCACGGCGCACGATGGCTTCACGCTGCACGACCTGGTGTCGTACGACGTCAAGCACAACGAGGCCAACGGCGAGCACAACCGCGACGGCGCCGACATGAACCGTTCCTTCAACCATGGCGTCGAAGGGCCCACCGACGACCCTGCGGTGCTCGCCGCACGACGCAAGGCCATGCGCAACCTGCTCGGCACCCTCCTGCTGTCCGCGGGCATCCCCATGCTCACCGCCGGCGACGAGGTGGGACGCACCCAGCGCGGCAACAACAACGCGTATGCGCAGGACTCCGCGCTCACGTGGCTGTCGTGGGATTTCGAGCCGTGGCAGGACGATCTGCGTTCGCACGTCGCGCGGCTGATCCGGCTGCGCGGGGAGAACCCTGCCCTGCGTCCGAGCCGCTATGCGCGGCTCGGGGAACACATCCCCAACGCGTCCGTCATGGACTGGTACGACCAGAACGGCGAGACGATGGAGAGCGATCAGTGGAACGACCCGGGTAACCGCACGCTGCAGTATGTCGCCGCGTCGACGCCCGATCGCGAGCCCGCCAACCGCATCCTCCTGATCGTGCACGGCACGGAGTCTCCGATCGACGTGCGTCTTCCGGAGGACCTCGACGGCGCTACGCGGTTCGTGTCGCTGTGGTCGAGCGCCGAGGAACGCCCGTCCGATGACGAGGAGGTCTTCGCCCCGGGCGACGTGCTGCCGATCCCGGGTACGTCGATGCGTCTGTTCCGCGTCGAATAG
- a CDS encoding cysteine desulfurase family protein — MRHYLDHAATTPLRPEARDAWLAATEVVGNASSTHGAGQDARRLLEGSRERVAAALDCDPIEVVFTSGGTESINLALQGLWSSRDDGADAIVMPDAEHHATMETVSALVKAGAVLRPVPVDPTARIPVPDFARALPGAALSTALIANNESGTVNDAPALAAAAAAQAVPLHLDAVAALGHVPLSFRSLRGDAPSGAGLVALSAAGHKIGAPVGVGVLVVARSARIAALLHGGAQQRGLRAGSQDVAGAAAFAAALDLAIGEREGEATRLGALRDRLVAGIRSVVPNAEVLGHPEHRLPGTAHVLFPGAVGESLLFLLDMAGIAASTGSACQAGVAEPSHVVMAMGRSEQDARSVLRFSLGRTSTDADVDAVIATIGDAYARASGNRTSGARTGGRS; from the coding sequence ATGCGGCATTATCTCGACCACGCGGCGACGACTCCGTTGCGCCCCGAGGCGCGTGACGCCTGGCTGGCGGCCACCGAGGTGGTCGGGAACGCGTCGTCGACGCACGGTGCGGGGCAGGACGCCCGGCGTCTGCTCGAGGGATCGCGTGAGCGCGTCGCCGCCGCCCTCGACTGCGATCCCATCGAGGTCGTGTTCACGTCGGGCGGCACCGAGTCGATCAACCTCGCCCTGCAGGGCCTGTGGAGCTCACGTGACGACGGAGCAGACGCGATCGTGATGCCGGATGCCGAGCACCACGCCACCATGGAGACGGTCTCCGCCCTGGTGAAGGCCGGCGCCGTTCTCCGGCCGGTGCCCGTCGACCCGACCGCCCGTATCCCCGTCCCGGACTTCGCGCGGGCGCTCCCCGGAGCCGCCCTGTCGACGGCCCTCATCGCCAACAACGAATCGGGCACCGTGAACGACGCGCCCGCACTGGCCGCGGCCGCCGCCGCTCAGGCCGTTCCGCTGCATCTGGATGCCGTGGCGGCGCTCGGGCACGTTCCGCTCTCGTTCCGGTCGCTGAGAGGCGACGCACCGTCCGGCGCCGGCCTCGTCGCGCTGAGCGCCGCTGGTCACAAGATCGGCGCACCAGTGGGGGTGGGGGTGCTGGTCGTCGCGCGCAGCGCCCGCATCGCCGCTCTGCTGCACGGCGGTGCCCAGCAGCGCGGACTGCGCGCAGGGAGCCAGGACGTCGCCGGTGCCGCAGCCTTCGCGGCCGCTCTCGACCTCGCGATCGGAGAACGGGAGGGTGAAGCGACGCGCCTCGGTGCGTTGCGCGACAGGCTCGTCGCCGGCATCCGCTCGGTCGTGCCGAACGCGGAGGTCCTCGGACATCCGGAGCACAGACTGCCCGGAACCGCGCACGTCCTCTTCCCCGGCGCGGTGGGGGAGAGCCTGCTGTTCCTCCTCGACATGGCAGGCATCGCCGCATCGACGGGGTCGGCGTGCCAGGCAGGGGTGGCTGAGCCGTCGCACGTCGTGATGGCGATGGGACGCAGCGAACAGGACGCCAGGAGCGTGCTGAGGTTCTCGCTCGGGCGCACCAGCACCGACGCCGACGTCGACGCGGTCATCGCGACCATCGGCGATGCGTATGCGAGGGCCTCTGGGAACCGGACGTCCGGAGCCCGCACAGGCGGCCGCTCGTAG
- the mnmA gene encoding tRNA 2-thiouridine(34) synthase MnmA, whose product MRILAAMSGGVDSAVAAARAVDAGHDVVGVHLALSRAGGTLRTGSRGCCTIEDALDARRAADLLGIPFYVWDFSERFRDDVIADFVSEYQAGRTPNPCMRCNEKIKFAALLERALELGFDAVCTGHYATLVDGPSGLELHRAADDAKDQSYVLGVLTAEQLAHTYFPLGTTPSKALVRAEAAERGLTVAQKPDSHDICFIPDGDTRGWLAEKVGMAEGDIVDRDGAVVGRHDGAHGYTVGQRRGLKLGVPAPDGKPRFVLEVRPVSNTVVVGPKEALAIGEISGARFSWAGAAPVEAEFACDVQIRAHAEPVAARAFVQDDGVRVIPDVPLDGVAPGQTAVLYVGTRVLGQFTIDRTVSALPVSA is encoded by the coding sequence ATGCGGATTCTTGCGGCCATGAGCGGCGGCGTCGACTCGGCCGTCGCGGCGGCGCGCGCGGTCGACGCCGGGCACGATGTCGTCGGCGTGCACCTCGCTCTGTCTCGCGCAGGCGGAACGCTGCGCACGGGCAGTCGCGGGTGCTGCACGATCGAGGACGCGCTGGATGCGCGCAGGGCGGCCGACCTGCTGGGAATACCGTTCTACGTGTGGGACTTCTCCGAGCGGTTCCGCGACGATGTGATCGCGGACTTCGTGTCGGAGTATCAGGCAGGACGCACGCCGAACCCGTGCATGCGGTGCAACGAGAAGATCAAGTTCGCGGCGCTGCTCGAGCGCGCGCTCGAGCTCGGGTTCGACGCGGTCTGCACCGGGCACTACGCCACGCTCGTGGACGGACCGTCCGGGCTCGAGCTGCATCGCGCGGCGGACGACGCGAAGGATCAGTCGTATGTGCTGGGCGTGCTGACGGCGGAGCAGCTCGCGCACACTTATTTCCCCCTCGGCACCACGCCGTCGAAGGCCCTGGTGCGTGCGGAGGCCGCCGAGCGGGGTCTCACCGTCGCCCAGAAGCCGGACAGCCATGACATCTGCTTCATCCCGGACGGCGACACACGTGGGTGGCTCGCCGAGAAGGTCGGCATGGCGGAGGGCGACATCGTCGACCGTGACGGTGCCGTCGTCGGTCGTCACGACGGTGCCCACGGCTACACCGTGGGACAGCGCAGGGGGCTGAAGCTGGGCGTACCCGCACCCGACGGCAAGCCGCGCTTCGTCCTGGAGGTGCGCCCGGTGTCGAACACGGTGGTCGTGGGGCCGAAGGAGGCGCTTGCGATCGGCGAGATCTCCGGGGCGAGGTTCAGCTGGGCCGGCGCTGCGCCGGTCGAAGCCGAGTTCGCATGCGACGTCCAGATCCGTGCGCACGCCGAACCCGTAGCCGCTCGCGCCTTCGTGCAGGACGACGGCGTCCGGGTGATCCCGGACGTGCCGCTCGACGGCGTCGCGCCAGGGCAGACCGCCGTGCTGTATGTCGGTACGCGCGTGCTCGGTCAGTTCACGATCGACCGCACCGTCTCGGCGCTTCCCGTCAGCGCGTGA